The Flavimarina sp. Hel_I_48 genome window below encodes:
- a CDS encoding DUF6933 domain-containing protein — MNCTQIYTTRKLEKTIQKSIVKKSEADNKILGEWVATIFYVDRKKCWLIVNKLTKYLLILPDIKTFDLNNISRIFTETLHSQLNSDGIEIDYENLSALIGEIKLCETNNDRSANGSLNNCMFSIEQWKIDYGSFENLPFRKINSGLNSSPNQMLKWKYPKEVMNETIKAYVQQRTEVKTNSFQH, encoded by the coding sequence ATGAATTGCACTCAAATATATACAACTCGAAAACTTGAAAAAACGATACAAAAATCGATTGTCAAAAAAAGTGAAGCCGATAATAAAATCCTGGGCGAATGGGTTGCAACCATTTTTTATGTGGACAGAAAAAAATGCTGGCTGATAGTAAACAAACTGACCAAATATTTGCTGATATTGCCAGACATAAAAACATTTGATTTGAATAATATCTCACGAATATTTACAGAAACTCTTCATTCCCAATTAAATAGTGATGGAATTGAAATTGATTACGAAAATTTGAGTGCGTTAATTGGAGAAATAAAACTGTGCGAAACAAATAATGACCGAAGTGCGAATGGTTCTCTGAATAATTGTATGTTTAGCATTGAGCAATGGAAAATTGATTACGGAAGTTTTGAAAATTTGCCTTTCCGAAAAATAAATAGCGGATTGAACAGTTCACCAAACCAAATGTTAAAATGGAAATACCCAAAGGAAGTAATGAACGAAACGATAAAAGCCTACGTACAGCAAAGAACTGAGGTAAAAACTAACTCTTTTCAACATTAA
- a CDS encoding epoxide hydrolase family protein yields the protein MIKPFVANISEEILDDLKNKIKNTRWPDEISNSNWSYGTSLSFMKKLSGHWLNSFDWREVEAEINSFPNFIATIDNHDIHFMHIKGKGEKSIPLIITHGWPGSFLEMMKLIPLLTEDQDVSFDLVIPSIIGFGYSSPSKVEGCNSALVADIWHKLMTELGYKEYGTQGGDIGSGISTWLSLKYPKNVLGLHLNYISGSYKPYLKDGEQLTEEVVTFQKFALDWASKEGAYSYIQSSKPLTLAYGLNDSPIGLCAWIIEKFNTWSENNGNINSIFTNDELLANVTLYWITQSIHSSIRMYNENSKLPLKFGKTDFIKVPVGFAKFPKELPTPPRSYIEKSFNITHWTEMPAGGHFAAMEQPDLLAKDIKDFFKELAI from the coding sequence ATGATAAAGCCTTTTGTAGCAAATATTTCTGAAGAAATTCTTGATGACTTAAAGAATAAAATTAAGAATACTCGTTGGCCAGACGAAATATCCAACTCCAATTGGAGTTATGGAACGAGTCTTTCATTTATGAAAAAATTATCCGGTCATTGGCTAAACAGTTTCGATTGGAGAGAAGTTGAGGCAGAAATAAATTCCTTTCCAAATTTTATTGCAACTATTGACAATCACGATATTCATTTTATGCATATAAAAGGAAAAGGGGAAAAATCTATTCCTTTAATTATTACACATGGATGGCCAGGATCATTTTTGGAAATGATGAAACTAATACCTTTATTAACAGAGGACCAAGATGTTTCTTTTGATTTGGTTATTCCGTCAATAATTGGTTTTGGCTATTCAAGCCCAAGTAAAGTTGAAGGTTGTAATTCTGCACTTGTTGCCGATATATGGCATAAATTAATGACAGAATTGGGATACAAGGAATATGGAACACAAGGTGGAGATATTGGTTCAGGAATAAGCACTTGGCTATCTTTAAAATATCCTAAAAATGTACTTGGCCTGCACTTAAACTATATTTCTGGTTCTTATAAGCCGTACTTAAAGGATGGAGAACAACTAACTGAAGAAGTTGTAACATTTCAAAAATTTGCTTTGGACTGGGCTTCAAAAGAAGGTGCATATTCTTATATTCAAAGCTCAAAACCTTTGACTCTGGCTTACGGATTAAATGATTCGCCAATTGGACTGTGTGCTTGGATTATAGAAAAATTCAATACGTGGAGTGAAAATAACGGTAACATTAATTCTATTTTCACTAATGATGAATTGCTTGCAAACGTAACGCTTTATTGGATTACACAAAGTATTCATTCGTCAATCCGAATGTATAATGAAAACAGTAAACTTCCCTTGAAATTTGGTAAGACCGATTTTATTAAAGTTCCTGTCGGATTCGCCAAATTCCCAAAAGAATTGCCTACACCACCACGTTCATACATCGAAAAAAGTTTCAATATCACCCATTGGACGGAAATGCCTGCTGGTGGACATTTTGCAGCAATGGAGCAACCAGATTTATTAGCAAAAGATATAAAGGATTTTTTTAAAGAATTAGCTATTTAA